The following proteins come from a genomic window of Lycium ferocissimum isolate CSIRO_LF1 chromosome 4, AGI_CSIRO_Lferr_CH_V1, whole genome shotgun sequence:
- the LOC132053329 gene encoding uncharacterized protein LOC132053329 — MEDKQLKFNQPLLSVRRISSAVISQRDEKKKTDNYFPAMTCPPHYKSELKSGLVGKPGTVPFRWEHSPGRPKDERGPKTHLTEKPKLPPGWKLRDNHDFDQTGKIQNTMPSFTSSDENVKKIESFDSSKEMMHDKEKIESEDGDETYLDALDTLSRTESSYLNCSVSGLSEFDEPDSNPRTKDFMMGRFLPASKAMASDKTSETPYYVRKKQPPVEDHQRQMMKVINGDRRPQLRYGPSFTLYHSQAHEEEEESDDDGYNNENLSTKICGLLPHFCLKSSFRHLNPIPAMGVRTRIPVSPVSRTRTGSSSTASCSGTENEQSTSDISEQRSVVGSVTTQLHEDKNDVKGRADSTYANDIYKNNTIISTNPEVKCLGLEERPSQRFHEVDVLTPVVEKTLYIDTVHKMDSSAKIVPDSEGREKTRKPIQRREGLENSCKVHPEFFPVPPPLPKSPSDSWLCRTLSTKNAPSRAYIGTVLNPTNQPSKPLPSDPKWETIVKMTKKQ; from the exons ATGGAGGACAAGCAATTGAAATTTAATCAACCTCTTCTGTCAGTTAGACGAATCTCTTCGGCGGTGATTTCCCAGAGAGacgagaaaaagaaaacagacAATTACTTTCCTGCTATGACATGTCCTCCTCATTACAAATCAGAGTTGAAGTCAGGCCTAGTGGGGAAGCCGGGAACTGTTCCTTTCCGCTGGGAACATAGCCCCGGAAGacctaaggatgagaggggcCCAAAAACTCATCTCACAGAAAAGCCGAAGCTTCCCCCTGGGTGGAAATTAAGAGATAACCACGATTTCGATCAAACaggaaaaattcaaaatacAATGCCAAGTTTCACTTCTTCGGATGAAAATGTAAAAAAGATTGAGAGTTTTGACAGCTCGAAAGAAATGATGCACGATAAGGAAAAGATTGAATCGGAGGATGGCGACGAAACCTATTTGGATGCCCTGGATACACTTTCAAGAACCGAATCGTCCTACCTAAATTGTAGTGTAAGTGGCTTAAGTGAATTTGATGAGCCAGACTCGAATCCACGGACTAAGGATTTCATGATGGGTCGGTTTCTGCCAGCGTCCAAGGCTATGGCTTCAGATAAGACTTCAGAAACACCTTATTACGTTCGCAAGAAGCAACCGCCTGTCGAGGATCACCAGAGACAGATGATGAAGGTAATAAATGGGGATAGACGGCCTCAATTGCGCTACGGACCTAGTTTTACACTTTATCATTCCCAAgcccatgaagaagaagaagaaagtgatGATGACGGTTACAATAATGAAAATTTATCTACTAAAATTTGTGGACTGCTGCctcatttttgtttgaaaagttcATTTCGTCATCTGAATCCCATACCTGCAATGGGTGTAAGAACTCGAATACCCGTGTCTCCTGTCAGTAGAACACGAACGGGGTCCTCTTCTACTGCTTCTTGTAGCGGAACCGAGAATGAG CAATCAACATCTGATATAAGTGAGCAAAGGTCTGTAGTTGGATCCGTAACAACTCAACTACACGAGGATAAGAACGATGTCAAGGGCAGGGCCGATTCAACTTATGCTAATGATATTTACAAGAATAATACAATCATTAGCACTAATCCTGAGGTCAAGTGCTTGGGCTTGGAGGAAAGACCCAGCCAAAGATTTCATGAAGTGGATGTTTTAACTCCTGTTGTAGAGAAAACTTTGTACATAGATACTGTGCATAAAATGGATTCTTCAGCTAAAATAGTACCTGACAGTGAAGGTAGAGAAAAAACCAGAAAGCCGATTCAGAGAAGAGAAGGTTTAGAAAACTCGTGCAAAGTGCATCCGGAGTTTTTTCCTGTTCCGCCACCTTTACCAAAATCTCCATCAGATTCATGGCTTTGCCGCACTTTATCCACAAAGAATGCACCTTCACGGGCTTATATAGGGACAGTACTAAATCCTACTAACCAGCCTTCTAAGCCACTGCCTAGTGATCCCAAGTGGGAAACAATTGTTAAAATGACAAAGAAGCAATAG